A single Triticum dicoccoides isolate Atlit2015 ecotype Zavitan chromosome 2A, WEW_v2.0, whole genome shotgun sequence DNA region contains:
- the LOC119359069 gene encoding uncharacterized protein LOC119359069, with translation MALYCLIPREEPTNMDEQNSHILRCWRKIAKHWSVPEEEPSTNHDLLPIQGMLILERLASFDLENCIEISRATGLISKIVEFTSNMSNMKNIGETHKTLLKCSSLKLLARLASTKGKFGVTLRQKITEHLFLWSNLAEILDNRGSSQELRELTTGLVRNFAMDGNVNNEIGHNPMIISRLMQAFLSQGASSSADSDQLLRMNTGQALALLAMESVSNCLVMLAEPGYVFIKELTIMIHSGRYRYIASSLLQNMCVHAQSELGDSDLKEISYITREVLEGIMDAEGTELEVLVGLSSQICNVIPGDFARELEHGQIKERFIKRLVNALNSYMIPTSHCPGIRRVIVEHVIYMMECNPGNASCFNKYWMMEVLLMVERTTSSAENYRFFSGDAGLMEHSVPLSALVARAKELMSRE, from the exons ATGGCCCTATACTGTTTGATTCCGAGAGAGGAgccaactaacatggatgaacaaaacAGCCACATACTCAGATGCTGGAGAAAGATTGCAAAACATTGGTCTGTTCCAGAGGAGGAGCCATCAACTAATCATGATCTCCTCCCCATACAGGGCATGTTGATTCTTGAAAGGCTTGCTTCCTTTGATCTTGAGAACTGTATAGAAATCAGCAGAGCAACTGGCCTCATTTCAAAGATTGTAGAGTTCACAAGCAATATGTCTAACATGAAAAATATTGGTGAGACACATAAGACACTGCTGAAATGTTCATCACTGAAGCTGCTGGCAAGACTTGCAAGTACTAAAGGCAAATTTGGTGTAACTTTGCGTCAGAAGATTACAGAACATCTCTTCCTTTGGAGCAACCTTGCAGAGATCTTGGATAACAGAGGGAGCAGCCAAGAACTTAGGGAGCTTACAACAGGACTCGTTAGAAACTTTGCCATGGATGGAAATGTAAATAATGAGATCGGGCACAACCCGATGATCATTAGCAGGTTGATGCAGGCATTTCTTAGCCAAGGCGCATCCTCAAGTGCAGATTCAGATCAGTTACTACGAATGAACACTGGGCAAGCACTAGCACTACTGGCAATGGAGAGTGTCAGTAACTGTCTGGTTATGTTAGCGGAACCAGGGTATGTCTTCATCAAGGAACTCACAATTATGATCCATAGTGGCAGGTACAGGTACATAGCTTCAAGCCTGTTGCAGAATATGTGTGTGCATGCTCAATCTGAGCTTGGTGACTCGGACCTGAAGGAAATATCCTACATTACGAGAGAG GTGCTGGAAGGAATAATGGATGCAGAAGGTACAGAATTGGAGGTTCTTGTTGGCCTTAGTTCACAAATATGCAATGTCATTCCAGGAGATTTTGCACGAGAACTAGAGCATGGTCAGATTAAGGAAAGATTTATCAAGAGACTTGTCAATGCACTTAACTCATATATGATACCCACCTCTCATTGTCCCGGAATCAGGAGGGTGATAGTTGAACATGTTATATACATGATGGAGTGTAATCCTGGCAACGCCAGCTGTTTCAACAAATACTGGATGATGGAAGTACTGCTAATGGTGGAGCGTACAACTTCAAGCGCTGAAAATTACAGGTTCTTCTCGGGTGATGCAGGACTCATGGAGCACAGCGTACCTCTATCCGCTCTTGTGGCTAGAGCAAAAGAACTGATGAGCCGTGAGTAG